One window of the Klebsiella sp. WP3-W18-ESBL-02 genome contains the following:
- the flhC gene encoding flagellar transcriptional regulator FlhC, which translates to MTMSEKSIVQEARDIQLAMELITLGARLQMLESETQLSRGRLIKLYKELRGSPPPKGMLPFSTDWFMTWEQNIHSSMFCNAWQFLLKSGQCSGVDAVIKAYRLYLEQCPQQDAGPLLALTRAWTLVRFVESGMLELSSCHSCGGNFITHAHQPVGSFVCSLCQPPSRAVKRRKLSEDLADSNPQLLDEQIGQAV; encoded by the coding sequence CTGACGATGAGCGAAAAAAGCATTGTTCAGGAAGCCCGCGATATTCAGCTTGCGATGGAGCTGATTACTCTGGGCGCTCGTTTGCAGATGCTGGAAAGCGAAACTCAGCTCAGCCGTGGTCGGCTGATTAAGCTCTATAAAGAACTTCGCGGCAGCCCGCCGCCGAAGGGAATGCTACCGTTTTCCACGGACTGGTTTATGACATGGGAGCAAAATATCCACTCTTCCATGTTCTGCAATGCCTGGCAGTTCTTACTCAAAAGTGGGCAATGTTCTGGCGTTGACGCCGTGATCAAAGCCTACCGTCTGTATCTTGAGCAGTGCCCGCAACAGGATGCCGGGCCGCTGCTGGCCCTGACGCGCGCGTGGACGTTAGTTCGCTTCGTGGAAAGCGGCATGCTCGAACTCTCCAGCTGCCATTCCTGCGGCGGTAACTTCATTACCCACGCTCATCAGCCCGTTGGCAGCTTTGTATGCAGCTTGTGCCAGCCGCCATCTCGTGCCGTAAAAAGACGTAAACTTTCCGAGGATCTTGCCGATAGTAATCCACAACTGCTGGATGAACAGATAGGGCAAGCTGTTTAA
- the motA gene encoding flagellar motor stator protein MotA — MLILIGYLVVLGTVFGGYMMTGGHLGALYQPAELVIIGGAGVGAFIVGNNGKAIKGTLKALPLLFRRSKYTKTMYMDLLALLYRLMAKSRQQGMFSLERDIENPKESEIFASYPRILADTVMLEFIVDYLRLIISGNMNTFEIEALMDEEIETHESESEVPANSLALVGDSLPAFGIVAAVMGVVHALGSADRPAAELGALIAHAMVGTFLGILLAYGFVSPLASVLRQKSAETTKMMQCVKITLLSNLNGYAPPIAVEFGRKTLYTSERPSFIELEEHVRAVRNPAGQQQTTTEDA; from the coding sequence GTGCTTATCTTAATAGGTTACCTGGTTGTTTTGGGGACAGTTTTCGGCGGCTACATGATGACCGGCGGACACCTTGGAGCACTGTATCAACCGGCCGAGCTGGTTATTATCGGCGGGGCAGGGGTTGGCGCTTTTATCGTGGGCAACAACGGCAAGGCTATCAAAGGCACGTTGAAAGCGCTGCCTTTGCTGTTCCGTCGCTCGAAATACACCAAAACGATGTATATGGATTTGCTGGCGCTGCTGTATCGCCTGATGGCGAAGTCGCGTCAGCAGGGGATGTTCTCGCTCGAGCGTGATATTGAGAACCCGAAAGAGAGCGAAATTTTTGCCAGCTATCCGCGCATTCTCGCCGACACGGTGATGCTGGAATTTATCGTCGATTATCTGCGCCTGATCATCAGCGGCAACATGAACACCTTCGAAATTGAAGCGCTGATGGATGAAGAGATTGAAACCCATGAAAGCGAAAGCGAAGTGCCGGCCAACAGCCTGGCGCTGGTGGGCGACTCACTGCCGGCATTCGGCATCGTGGCGGCGGTTATGGGGGTAGTGCACGCATTAGGTTCTGCCGACCGTCCGGCGGCGGAGCTGGGGGCGCTGATTGCCCACGCGATGGTCGGTACCTTCCTCGGGATCCTGTTGGCCTACGGTTTTGTCTCGCCGCTGGCCAGCGTGCTGCGCCAGAAGAGCGCGGAAACCACCAAAATGATGCAGTGCGTGAAAATTACGCTGCTGTCGAATCTGAACGGCTATGCACCGCCGATCGCCGTTGAGTTCGGTCGTAAAACGCTCTACACCAGCGAACGTCCGTCGTTTATTGAGCTTGAAGAACACGTCCGCGCGGTGCGCAACCCGGCGGGGCAACAGCAAACGACCACCGAGGACGCATGA
- the motB gene encoding flagellar motor protein MotB, whose amino-acid sequence MKNQSHPIVVVKRRKHKSHGSAHGSWKIAYADFMTAMMAFFLVMWLISISSPKELIQIAEYFRTPLATAITGGQRMASSDSPIPGGGDDVTQQQGEVHKQPTIDDLKKRMETNRLKRIRGELDQLIEADPKLRALRPHLKIDLVQEGLRIQIIDSQNRPMFKTGSAEVEPYMRDILRAIAPVLNEIPNKVSLSGHTDDYPYATGERGYSNWELSADRANASRRELVAGGLDDGKVLRVIGMSNSMRLSEHGGNDAINRRISLLVLNNQAEQAILHENAESQNEPLSVLQPPTNSSPAAGTTTPQPDSR is encoded by the coding sequence ATGAAGAACCAATCGCATCCGATTGTCGTCGTCAAACGGCGCAAACATAAATCTCACGGCAGCGCCCACGGCTCGTGGAAAATTGCCTATGCCGATTTTATGACGGCGATGATGGCGTTTTTTCTGGTGATGTGGCTGATTTCCATCTCCAGCCCGAAAGAGCTGATTCAGATAGCCGAATACTTCCGTACGCCGCTGGCAACCGCCATCACCGGCGGTCAGCGGATGGCCAGCAGCGACAGCCCGATTCCCGGCGGCGGTGATGATGTCACCCAGCAGCAGGGCGAGGTGCACAAGCAGCCAACGATTGATGATCTGAAAAAACGCATGGAAACCAACCGGCTGAAGCGCATACGCGGCGAGCTGGACCAGCTTATTGAAGCCGATCCGAAGCTGCGCGCGCTGCGCCCGCATCTGAAGATCGATCTCGTGCAGGAGGGGCTGCGAATTCAGATTATCGACAGCCAGAACCGGCCGATGTTTAAAACCGGCAGCGCAGAGGTAGAACCGTATATGCGCGATATCCTGCGGGCGATTGCGCCAGTACTGAATGAAATTCCCAATAAAGTCAGCCTCTCCGGGCATACGGATGATTATCCGTATGCCACCGGCGAACGGGGCTACAGCAACTGGGAGCTGTCGGCGGATCGCGCCAACGCGTCGCGTCGCGAGCTGGTTGCCGGCGGGCTGGATGACGGCAAAGTCTTACGCGTCATCGGGATGTCTAACTCGATGCGCCTATCAGAGCACGGCGGCAACGATGCGATTAACCGTCGCATCAGCCTGCTGGTGCTCAATAACCAGGCTGAGCAGGCCATTCTCCATGAGAATGCCGAGAGCCAGAATGAACCCTTAAGCGTTTTACAGCCGCCGACAAACTCGTCACCGGCGGCCGGTACGACGACGCCACAACCCGACTCGAGGTGA
- the cheA gene encoding chemotaxis protein CheA, protein MSMDISDFYQTFFDEADELLADMEQHLLDLVVDDPDAEQLNAIFRAAHSIKGGAGTFGFSVLQETTHLMENLLDDARRGEMKLSTDIINLFLETKDIMQEQLDAYKSSTDPDAASFEYICNALRQLALEAKGESVPPVAGSAHLSVVDNHVQEEEAVIEAADAAGKTQITLSRLKAGEPDMLEEELGNLATLSQVQKTADSLTAVLDSSVDPDDIVAVLCFVIEADQIAFSTVSTPEAVVPATPPAVDAVAPARVAAAPVALVSAAAPRVEREKPAARSSESTSIRVAVEKVDQLINLVGELVITQSMLAQRSNALDPVSHGDLITSMGQLQRNARDLQESVMSIRMMPMEYVFSRFPRLVRDLAGKLGKQVELTLMGSSTELDKSLIERIIDPLTHLVRNSLDHGIELPETRLAAGKSAVGNLILSAEHQGGNICIEVTDDGAGLNRERILAKALSQGMAVSESMTDEEVGMLIFAPGFSTAEQVTDVSGRGVGMDVVKRNIQEMGGHVEIKSKQGAGTTIRILLPLTLAILDGMSVKVNEEVFILPLNAVMESLQPREEDLHPLAGGERVLEVRGEYLPLVELWKAFDVQGAKTEATQGIVVILQSAGRRYALLVDQLIGQHQVVVKNLESNYRKVPGISAATILGDGSVALIVDVSALQGLNRDKRLANTAA, encoded by the coding sequence GTGAGCATGGATATCAGCGATTTTTATCAAACATTTTTTGATGAGGCCGACGAGCTGTTGGCCGACATGGAACAGCATCTGCTGGATCTGGTGGTGGATGACCCTGACGCTGAACAGCTGAATGCCATTTTCCGCGCAGCGCACTCCATCAAGGGTGGCGCGGGGACCTTTGGCTTTTCCGTTCTTCAGGAAACCACTCACCTGATGGAGAACCTGCTGGATGACGCCCGTCGCGGGGAAATGAAGCTCAGCACCGATATTATCAACCTGTTTTTGGAAACCAAAGATATTATGCAGGAACAGCTCGACGCCTATAAAAGCTCCACCGATCCGGATGCAGCCAGCTTCGAATACATCTGCAATGCGCTGCGTCAGCTGGCGCTTGAGGCAAAAGGCGAAAGCGTTCCGCCGGTGGCCGGCAGCGCCCATTTGAGCGTGGTCGACAATCACGTGCAGGAAGAAGAGGCCGTGATTGAGGCCGCCGATGCCGCGGGGAAAACGCAGATTACGCTTTCCCGTCTGAAGGCCGGTGAGCCGGATATGCTGGAAGAGGAGTTGGGGAACCTGGCGACCCTAAGCCAGGTGCAAAAAACGGCCGACTCTCTGACCGCGGTGCTCGATAGCAGCGTAGATCCGGACGATATCGTCGCGGTGCTGTGCTTCGTCATTGAAGCCGATCAAATAGCCTTCAGCACCGTCTCGACGCCCGAAGCGGTCGTGCCCGCGACGCCGCCGGCGGTAGACGCGGTGGCGCCTGCGCGAGTGGCCGCTGCGCCCGTGGCGCTGGTATCCGCCGCCGCACCGCGGGTTGAGCGTGAAAAACCGGCTGCGCGCAGCAGCGAGTCAACCAGCATTCGCGTGGCGGTTGAAAAGGTTGATCAGCTGATTAACCTGGTGGGTGAGCTGGTCATTACCCAGTCGATGCTGGCCCAGCGTTCCAACGCGCTCGATCCGGTTTCACACGGTGATCTGATCACCAGCATGGGGCAGCTTCAGCGCAACGCGCGCGATCTGCAAGAGTCGGTGATGTCTATCCGCATGATGCCGATGGAGTATGTGTTCAGCCGCTTCCCGCGCCTGGTGCGCGATCTGGCCGGCAAACTCGGCAAGCAGGTAGAGCTGACGCTGATGGGCAGCTCTACCGAACTCGATAAGAGTCTGATTGAACGCATTATCGATCCGTTAACCCACCTGGTTCGTAACAGCCTCGACCACGGTATTGAACTGCCGGAAACGCGGCTGGCGGCGGGAAAATCCGCCGTGGGCAACCTGATTCTTTCCGCCGAACATCAGGGCGGTAATATTTGCATCGAAGTCACCGACGACGGCGCGGGGCTGAACCGCGAACGTATTCTGGCCAAAGCGCTGTCGCAGGGGATGGCGGTCAGCGAGAGCATGACCGATGAAGAAGTCGGCATGCTGATTTTCGCGCCGGGCTTCTCAACCGCTGAGCAGGTAACCGACGTCTCCGGGCGCGGCGTTGGCATGGACGTGGTGAAGCGAAATATCCAGGAGATGGGCGGCCACGTTGAAATTAAGTCTAAACAGGGCGCAGGCACCACCATCCGCATTTTGCTGCCGCTGACGCTGGCGATCCTCGATGGCATGTCGGTGAAGGTCAACGAAGAGGTGTTTATCCTGCCGCTCAATGCGGTGATGGAGTCGCTGCAGCCGCGCGAAGAGGATCTGCACCCGCTGGCGGGCGGTGAGCGAGTGCTGGAAGTGCGCGGTGAATACCTGCCGCTGGTTGAACTGTGGAAAGCCTTCGATGTGCAGGGGGCGAAAACCGAAGCCACGCAGGGGATTGTGGTCATCCTGCAAAGCGCGGGCCGCCGCTATGCGCTGCTGGTCGATCAGCTGATTGGTCAGCATCAGGTGGTGGTGAAAAACCTGGAAAGCAACTATCGCAAAGTGCCGGGCATTTCGGCGGCGACCATTCTTGGCGACGGTAGCGTCGCGCTGATTGTTGACGTCTCGGCACTGCAGGGACTGAATCGTGATAAACGTCTGGCGAACACAGCCGCCTGA
- the cheW gene encoding chemotaxis protein CheW, whose protein sequence is MTGMTNVTKLAGEPTGQEFLVFTLGNEEYGIDILKVQEIRGYDQVTRIANTPAFIKGVTNLRGVIVPIVDLRVKFSQEDVEYNDNTVVIVLNLGQRVVGIVVDGVSDVLSLAAEQIRPAPEFAVTLSTEYLTGLGALGDRMLILVNIEKLLNSEEMALLDSATIHAA, encoded by the coding sequence ATGACCGGTATGACGAATGTAACAAAGCTGGCGGGTGAACCGACAGGGCAGGAATTCCTGGTATTTACGCTGGGTAACGAAGAGTACGGCATCGATATTCTGAAGGTGCAGGAGATTCGCGGTTACGATCAGGTCACGCGCATTGCTAACACGCCCGCGTTTATAAAAGGGGTCACCAACCTGCGCGGCGTGATTGTGCCGATTGTTGACCTGCGGGTGAAGTTCAGCCAGGAAGACGTGGAATATAACGATAACACGGTCGTGATCGTGCTGAATCTCGGCCAGCGCGTGGTGGGTATTGTGGTCGACGGCGTTTCTGACGTGCTGTCGCTGGCGGCGGAGCAGATTCGTCCGGCGCCGGAGTTTGCCGTGACCCTCTCTACCGAATATCTCACCGGGCTGGGCGCGCTGGGCGATCGCATGCTGATTCTGGTCAATATTGAGAAACTGCTCAACAGTGAAGAGATGGCGCTGCTGGACAGCGCAACGATTCACGCCGCCTGA
- a CDS encoding dicarboxylate/amino acid:cation symporter, with protein MANANKLTVFIVIFMLAGILTGAMIHSYASTQTIEVWSSNITLLTDIFLRLIKMVIAPLVFSTLTVGIMKLGETSTIGRVGGKAMVWFISSSVLSILVGLFIVTLQHPGAGLNLAIPKDTVDTGLAVSGMSLKGFLSHTIPTSIVGAMADNEILQIVVFSMFFGIGGASLGQKFNAPLVAALDVVSHIMLKVTGYVMYVAPLAIFAAISSVIATEGLGILLNYASFIGGYYVAIVLTCCVLVAIGYMVLKKEVFRLLSMLKDPVLVAFTTSSSEAAYPKTLEQLTKFGCSRNIVSFVLPIGYSFNLVGSMVYCSFASMFIAQAYNIHLSFSEIAVLMLTLMLASKGIAGVPRSALVVLAATIPSFNIPVAGILLLMGIDHFLDMGRSAINVLGNGVATAMLSQNEGLLAQEEPQVVQQNG; from the coding sequence GTGGCAAACGCAAACAAACTCACGGTTTTTATCGTGATTTTTATGCTGGCGGGGATTCTCACCGGCGCAATGATCCATTCTTATGCATCAACTCAGACTATCGAAGTCTGGTCCAGCAACATCACTCTCCTGACTGACATTTTCCTCCGACTCATTAAAATGGTGATTGCACCGCTGGTGTTCAGCACCCTGACGGTCGGCATCATGAAGCTTGGCGAAACGTCTACCATTGGCCGCGTCGGCGGTAAGGCCATGGTCTGGTTTATCAGCTCATCGGTGCTGTCGATTCTGGTGGGGCTGTTTATCGTCACCCTACAGCATCCGGGCGCGGGCCTGAATCTGGCGATACCGAAAGATACGGTCGACACCGGTCTGGCCGTCAGCGGTATGAGCCTGAAAGGCTTCTTGTCGCATACCATCCCGACCAGCATCGTCGGCGCGATGGCCGATAACGAGATTTTGCAGATCGTGGTGTTCTCGATGTTCTTCGGCATCGGCGGCGCGTCGCTCGGTCAGAAGTTCAACGCACCGTTGGTTGCCGCGCTGGACGTGGTCTCCCACATTATGCTGAAGGTGACCGGTTACGTGATGTACGTTGCGCCGCTGGCCATTTTTGCCGCCATCTCGTCGGTCATTGCAACCGAAGGGCTGGGCATTTTGCTTAACTATGCCTCGTTTATCGGCGGCTACTATGTGGCTATCGTGCTGACCTGCTGCGTACTGGTGGCTATCGGCTATATGGTGTTGAAAAAAGAAGTCTTCCGCCTGCTCAGCATGCTCAAAGATCCGGTACTGGTGGCCTTTACCACCAGCAGCTCAGAAGCCGCCTACCCGAAAACGCTCGAACAGCTGACCAAATTTGGCTGCTCACGCAATATCGTGTCCTTCGTGCTGCCGATCGGCTATTCCTTTAACCTGGTGGGCTCGATGGTCTACTGTTCCTTCGCCTCAATGTTTATTGCTCAGGCGTATAACATCCACCTCAGCTTCTCTGAGATTGCGGTACTGATGTTGACGCTGATGCTGGCATCGAAAGGAATTGCCGGGGTACCGCGCTCGGCGCTGGTCGTGCTGGCAGCCACCATCCCAAGCTTCAATATTCCGGTCGCGGGCATCCTGCTGCTGATGGGGATTGACCATTTCCTCGATATGGGACGTTCGGCGATTAACGTGCTTGGCAACGGCGTCGCGACGGCCATGCTGTCGCAGAATGAAGGCCTGCTGGCGCAGGAAGAGCCGCAAGTGGTACAGCAGAACGGGTAA
- the tar gene encoding methyl-accepting chemotaxis protein II — protein MLNRIRVVTLLMLVLVVFALLQLVSGGFLFSSLQQNQQSFAQSNTLRTQQAELTKAWDLLLQTRINLSRSSARMMMDATNQQSSAKTELLKNARTTLAQADSHFARFSALPAQAEMHDASAQVSAAYQRYFAALQELVGFLEAGNMDAYFAQPTQGMQNAMGEAMNQYASQSEALYQRAFTTSSSDYQIARWQLAILAVVLVIVVVGAWFGIRAILLKPLAAVMGHIRQIAAGDLTPRLSLRGRNEITELADTVTHMQSSLIDTVTHVREGAVAIYHGTSEIAAGNNDLSSRTEQQSAALEETAASMEQLTATVKQNAENARQASHLAQSASETALHGGSVVNGVVNTMHEIAASSQKISDITGVIDGIAFQTNILALNAAVEAARAGEQGRGFAVVAGEVRNLASRSAQAAKEIKALIEDSVSRVETGSAQVETAGETMTDIVNAVTRVTDIMGEIASASDEQSRGIDQVAIAVAEMDSVTQQNASLVEESASAAAALEEQAERLNQAVAAFRLNAAAHSSAPASSPAARALVANKRQASVAESNWETF, from the coding sequence ATGTTAAACCGTATCCGCGTTGTCACGCTGCTGATGTTGGTGCTGGTCGTCTTCGCACTTTTGCAGTTGGTCTCCGGAGGATTTCTGTTCTCCTCGCTCCAGCAAAACCAACAAAGCTTTGCGCAATCTAACACTCTTCGTACGCAACAGGCTGAACTCACCAAAGCGTGGGATCTGCTGCTGCAAACCCGCATCAACCTGAGCCGGTCCTCGGCGCGGATGATGATGGACGCCACTAATCAGCAGAGCAGCGCCAAAACTGAACTGCTGAAGAATGCGCGCACCACGCTTGCGCAGGCGGACAGCCATTTTGCCCGCTTCAGCGCGCTGCCGGCGCAGGCAGAAATGCACGATGCCAGCGCCCAGGTGAGCGCCGCGTATCAACGTTATTTTGCTGCGTTACAGGAGCTGGTGGGCTTCCTGGAGGCCGGCAATATGGACGCCTATTTTGCCCAGCCGACGCAGGGGATGCAGAACGCGATGGGCGAAGCCATGAACCAGTACGCTTCGCAAAGCGAAGCGCTCTACCAGCGCGCCTTTACCACCAGCAGCAGCGACTACCAGATAGCTCGCTGGCAGCTGGCGATTCTGGCCGTGGTGCTGGTGATTGTGGTGGTTGGCGCCTGGTTTGGTATTCGCGCCATTTTACTTAAGCCGCTGGCTGCGGTAATGGGGCACATCCGGCAGATTGCCGCCGGGGATCTGACGCCGCGTCTGAGCCTGCGCGGGCGCAACGAAATTACCGAACTGGCTGACACCGTGACGCATATGCAGAGCTCGCTGATTGATACGGTGACCCATGTGCGTGAAGGGGCGGTGGCTATCTATCACGGCACCAGCGAAATTGCGGCGGGCAATAACGACCTGTCTTCTCGCACCGAGCAACAGTCGGCTGCGCTGGAAGAAACGGCGGCCAGCATGGAACAGCTGACGGCTACGGTGAAACAGAACGCCGAAAATGCCCGTCAGGCATCCCATCTGGCACAGAGCGCTTCCGAGACCGCTCTGCACGGCGGCAGCGTCGTCAACGGCGTGGTCAACACCATGCACGAGATTGCCGCCAGCTCGCAAAAAATTTCCGACATTACCGGCGTCATTGACGGCATTGCTTTCCAGACCAACATTCTGGCGCTGAACGCTGCCGTCGAAGCGGCGCGTGCGGGCGAACAGGGACGCGGTTTTGCGGTGGTGGCCGGTGAGGTACGTAACCTCGCCAGCCGCAGCGCACAGGCGGCAAAAGAGATCAAAGCGCTGATTGAAGACTCGGTCTCCCGCGTCGAAACCGGCTCCGCGCAGGTGGAAACCGCTGGGGAAACGATGACCGATATCGTTAACGCGGTGACGCGCGTGACCGACATCATGGGCGAAATCGCCTCGGCCTCTGACGAGCAGAGCCGCGGTATCGACCAGGTGGCGATCGCGGTTGCCGAGATGGACAGCGTCACGCAGCAAAACGCCTCGTTGGTGGAAGAGTCCGCCTCGGCCGCCGCGGCGCTGGAAGAGCAGGCTGAGCGCCTGAATCAGGCCGTCGCCGCCTTTCGTTTAAACGCTGCCGCACACAGCAGCGCGCCAGCCTCGTCACCGGCGGCGCGCGCGTTGGTCGCGAACAAACGCCAGGCGTCGGTCGCCGAAAGCAACTGGGAAACCTTTTAA